tatttgagccgtagacgcaatggcagatattttgattctttttgaagtgtaacatttataaacagttgggtttctctgctggcaccatcaccgctagagagctattgaagagacGCTCCGAGTCACGCTGtggccaccttgtcacagttactgATGGAGATAAGGCGAAGCCATCTTTGCCATCTAATAAGTAAATTGCagtgtagaggaagaaacattttataaaatttaataaaatcaaaaaatgatagttgtgtcaAAATGGGGTAaattattgtatgttaaagtgtagcgaagtttgaataggttttattcttcatgtacgaaggtacctgataagatattaaaaatcctaaacgttttttttgcaataacttaaaaaaaaactcctATTCAAACTTCTGCATATCAAtggctacctttaccaccaggagttactattgcttctacgcctatgctattgtttcctacaccgatgagctttgtaataatataaacagctatctccccaatctctccagatttgtcgcctcgcgaaacctgatattgtaaccaaccaaatcatcggttaTCTTAtataaaacatggccgcgccaaatgtcgaccatatgacattaccctaccgactgtcttacaccttaaaattttgggtgtgactttcgatcaggatctacatcttggagagcatgcactagcacgAATACTAGTAACGAAAAACCATAGCTGTAACAAACATTTAATATAATTCAATAaatcggcagtacttggggtaaatataaatagacgtttgcatggtacgcgtctccgatatggtcgccaagcctaaaggttactcactggaagaaaatacaggcctgccaaaatgctgccccacaaacaggcgtcggacctttatgctaggaattgcccggtgaatccagtactcaaagaacagtacccaaaacttgcggaagatcgcgtactccccagagaaaagcgagtcactctagctcaacttcgttctgggtactgtaacaggttaaactcttacctatccagaatcaaccccgacatacaaaatgtatgccccgcttgcaatgtgtccccacatgacaccaaccatctctttaattgtaatgtggaaccaacgcctctaacacccgtttccttatggtccacccctgttgaaacagcaagtttccttgaactcccgttagaggatattgatgacaatttgtgattagtcagacctattggatggggcgaagcactgttacaacaacaacaacaacaacaaaaaccagtgttaaagttgattttattttaattacttgCAGTTGGGGTATGCCCTCATTCTCTACTGTGCTCAAAACTATCGTCTCCAAATGGCAATCCAATCAAGATGAGCTAAAAGTAACAGGCAAACATGTTATAGcagcatgaaaccttcaaggccattccgccctctcaCCCCAAAAGGTATGAGGTCGCCAGAGCTCCacttgttaaagaaacaggatgcaCCATGCTTAggggaagttgacaattgggttgtagtatctatatattgcgctggcaacccttgaatcaatttggtattttagtcgcctcctccAACAGGCACACCTGCCGCgtctatattctaagccccctaatgcACTGGggataatagtgcttgttaccggagtgtacgcatctatatccgaaaaaggaccatctacatcgttaacactccctaaaaccttcgagtgtctttatcgctacaacatcaacatCTTTAATGAGATATGGTATAACTTCACAAGGTCTTTAggattattccaacaaatgattataaaaataaaaactcttGCCTGCATACCTTTAGTGCCGGTTACAACAGCTGTAGGTTTTCCATTGATAAACTTTTTAGCTGGCGAGCCACAGTTGCCTTTTGCTTTTTTCGGCGAATACGTAAATGTTGTAATGGTTTCACCACTATTTGGGTTTCATTTACGGTTGGCGATAGATTACCCAGTTTTGGTGTAGGTTCAGCGGCTTGCATATACTGCATACCTTCGGTACTCTCATTGAACAAACTacgattttctttatcattttcaaaTGATTCTTCAAAGTCAATTAAACTTCTGTTATGGTAATTACTGAGCATGCTTTCCGCATTTCGTGCTATTGGCTCTGTTGCAATTTCCTTCTGTTGTTGTTCTTTCTCCTCTTTAATAAAgacacttttgtttaaatttcctCCCGTTTCATCTGACTCATCATCCGACAACTCAATTCATCATCCGACAACTCAATTACTCCTAAAGAATCATCAAAGAACGCGCTGGAAGATAGTTTTTCACTGCCATGCATATTTTTATTATTGGTGATAAGTTCAGTCACAGTTGCATGCTCATTTGCTGGCGGCTCTAGTGTGTTATCTAGGTTTATCAATATACTTTTTTCCAGTTCATGCGATTCTTCGGAGGACTCGCTTTGGGTATAATGTGAAACTTTCCTGGGTGCACTTGTGCCTGTGGTGTCATGTGCTGTTTCATAACAGCTTGTCGCTGAAGTTTCACTGCCTTTTTGAGCGCTTTGAAAGCTTATGTGTGATGATACATCACCACGACCCAAAGAACTATTAGACTGATCTTCGCAATTTTCCTCTAGTATAGTAGATGGTCTAAGAAGTCCCACCATTTTCAAAGGTGAAGTTTGTAAAGTGGTATCGCCCACTACTGTGGAGTCCCACATTTTAGATGGCGCTTCAATATCTTCTAGGAGTGTTACATCAATACTTTTTAAAGGAGTTTTATTATCCAATTGATGCTGCTCCGGTACGCATAAGTCATGCAATAGACGTTGCAATGATTGTGCTTCTTCATCTATTTCTTGTAGttctaaaattatattattaaatttaaaccacacaatcttatcaactttcaatatgttgtatattcactTACCTTGTTTACAAGGGGTTTTAAAATAGTTTCCATCGGCGCTGCGCTATTTAGCATCTTCTATAACCATATCCTTGTTCtcgctatgtatgtacttaaatagtgtgctgtcaggatcggatgctgttttatcacacattttttccaaagccatacaactttcatcagacgtacgttgctattggcattcgaatatagtttcgtcacaagatgccttcgttgaaaaattataaggaatcctctttatagtgtttgcattgttggatttattttcatcatcctccatttcaaatattttgttcattgcatttccgctaacagcaacgtTACTTTCTTGTTGATCCATATTCGCTACACGAGGAGCTGCGCGTGCTTCtagcaaagtttgtagatcctCCTCGAAATCCAAGCTAAAGCGTTGGCAAGATACCGGCTCTTTAGCAGGCGTTGTAGCCTTTCTAAGTGTGTTCGTaaatcgagaaaaaaatgttgaaaacattgtttgtattaatttttaataataggtatatattaccGCATATATACCGCATTTTCTTCCGCATTGTCTTTATCTGAGATCTTGCTTTTAACAATACCCATATGCTGTAGcgtataggtatcacaaccagtgcattgaaatatcagtgattgtttgctgtgttcataatataaagatatgttacgtaattggattgtggtaaaaggccaaaatgctgtataccaacctcatgctatatttacacttcgcttgactactatgcacacgcacaaatacgcgtatataaaCATCGGCAGGAATGCTGAAACgtggctcaatatattttccataacgattagcgtgcgtttcaatgcaatgcaatagtatacgcaatcccatctcatggcagcatttcatacgcaaaggcacagaactaCATTTGGCATAACAGGCTTCAGGCGTATTGCCAGCCAGCACAGCCATATCAGTCGCAGTTACAAGTAATAAACCCGCACTcgtcagtgattgtatagcgccatccagaaagcgattcggacaaccataaggatctaggtctataacatcgaaacgcttctcatatgaagttgaaaggtacatgagagtcctattgcgaattttattattattacagttaaatcactagctattgattcgtatatcaaacctacattgcaTACCCTTCGCTTGGCGcaattaaatgttccactccattgtgtcgcatatttacgcttatggaatctactgccaccttagatagatcatttgcaacaatttcacgcacgcctgctacttcttttgcataacgtatgctacgtaaacctgttgcagcaagcgcttccaatcttcgcagtccatcgtcgtattttacaccagccgtgtatggtttcttgtcattagcattgcttTCGTTTGTATTTTGTGCATTTGTATGCGTCGCCGCTTCCCGCTCTTTTATCAACCGCTTTgagtatacattaagtactgaaatacttaaatcacgattaaattcttgtactggattgtagaatacggccccgccggcaataatttctgtagtgctttctttgatcacacgttcgggtgctttgtcgttcgtagcgatctgttaattcataaaatttagggcgattttgttaataacgcgaaacatatatttaccttattttcagcTATTTCCCCAACTTCCATTTTGGCCttaaactgctgtgcatccacgtttttgttatcagctgttcggtggtggcatacgctgagctgctgctttcgttgaacagtgaatcgtggaaactgtttcaacagaCGAATATATTTAAGTATTACAGATGcatgacacatttttttttttattataaatcaacgatgatagccagcctggggaggttgttgctgctgctatcgtggcattgcattaactggttgctgttgtggtatataccttggtaaaactggatgtggcgtcattgccccacctggtccagttgatgcggaccacgaacaacaaccaccacgacctacactgtttgggttcactttgctgctgcaaatacacctccgtcacaataattaatggagaccatggatgggtatctcaacaagagaggctattttattgcacacatagccgttttttacaccgaattttctaatcatttttttcaaatttggataataaatcttaatggtatgtattttgtaagtAGATCCATATAAGCACtgtaacaagaatttttttcttgtatgtatgtggaaatcaaaatttactattctgcattagaattgctcacgattatttatactatgcaattacatatttcactttctttcttcTGCATGTTTATGCACAtattgatatgagtttttttgctaaaacacactttagtagaccaaaaaatattaaagaatgcgtatattaatttctgcaaaatgtaaatacaggttgaaaaaattaaccaaaaaatcgatttgattttcacacaaattgaaaaaattttctacttttctgctgaattagaaatggcggatttttttgcacgcaaaaatgacgtattttgctatccctatgaaaataataggtgcgagagagcatgatacattgtgggaaagcaaaatttgtcagcatgctatttcatttgcacaatgtttcattccaaatcgtcacccctgtcaaaaattcgtgtggctgtgtgcgtttttggtcacacgatttttgcagggtcacAATGCTGTACTTTTCCTCATTCGTCTTGTAATCGAGTTATAAACTATCTACCCCAACCGAAAAAAAATATAACGATCAGCTGTTTTCGTGTAACCAGACGAACGTTTACTTACACAAGATAAATAGATGAACGAATCGTCTGGCAGACGAAACGATCGTTCGCTTCGAGATACACAATCAGGCTTATAAGTCCTGTTACTTGATGTGGGTTGTTCCTTTGTGTCCGCTtgtggtcgtcaaacaaattctggtacactatggacacattcggtCTATTTGAGgtttaatgtatgtatatacatatgctaaCTTATGTTTTTACAGCTTGTCGAACTTAAAAATGGAGAAACATACAACGGTCATTTGGTGAGCTGTGATTCATGGATGAACATTAATCTGAGGGACGTTATTTGTACATCCAAGGtaaaacatttattatttatatttttgcatTTAATAATCGGATTTGTTTTTGGACGGAGATAGATTTTGGCGTATGCCTGAGTGCTATGTACGAGGTAGCACAATTAAGTATCTGCGCATACCAGATGAAGTAATTGATATGGTAAAAGATGATGTACAAGCTAAATCTAGGAATCGATCCGAACATAAAGGAAGAATAGGTGTAGGTGCTCAAAATCAGAGTGTAAGAGGACAGTTTCGCCCTCGATTTAAGAATGTACAAGAAAATGGAATGAAAAGTGCTCCACGAGGGCAATCTGGGCGCCCTGTAACCCACAATTCTGctcataaaaatagaaaataaaattcctAATCGTGTTATACAATATTTACCACGACTTAGCTATTTAAAAATGTGCTACTTGTATTTGAAACCTAATTAAAGATTCTCTTAAGGCATGATTACATGTGGTTAAATAAAATTGACAAGAAAATTATATTGCATCCGACATCCGAATACACTTCGACTGGGATTTTATCCCGATGATAAATTTGTTtgggggccaccgtggtgtgatggtagcgtgctccgcctatcacaccgtatgccctgggttcaactaacgggcaaagcaacatcaaaattttagaaataaggtttttcaattaaaagacaatttttctaagcagggtcgcccctcggcagtgactggcaagcgctccgagtgtatttctgccatgaaaagctctcagtgaaaactcatctgccttgcatatgccgttcggagtcggcataaaacatgtaggtcccgtccggccaatttgtagggaaaatcaagaggagcacgacgcaaattggaagagaagctcggccttagatctcttcggaggttatcgcgccttacatttattttaatttttaataaatttgtttgAACTGAAGTCCCAgctgacccttttaaaaaaatatatgtagtttttacattttattattgAGCTGAAGtcctttttaaaaaatatgtgtaGTTTTTACATCTTCATATTGAGCTGAAGACCTAGCTgatcatttttaaaaaatatgtgtaCTTTTTACATTTTCATATGTAAGTATTGCCAATATTCACATCAAGAATCGATCGTTTACAAAAACTGCATCAAAATCTGAAGAAAGTAACTTCATTTGAGCTGTTTCATCCTGATAAAAAAAGTTTGAACTCGAACTCTACCTACTGATGTTCTAAAAATAGCGTTTTCGTGCTTTTATTACTAGAGTGCAATTTCAGAGCAGGTAAAGGTATAATGGATTATGTGATACATATGTGTTGTAAGACTAATGCCCCTATTagcgtttacaactcaactctggttgggttgaattttcgcaatttggtattaccgattacaactcaacctgtcaaaaaaatgtcggttgagttgtctagtctaacaaatttttgtggcattaccgtttacaaccttgtgctGGTggagttgtcaaagacgtcaaaatcttacaactgattactagcagttgtctcatacaattttgcagttgtttggaaaaaaatttacgttttagaagacgttTCACTaccttatttttaacaaaaatttaatttctgtcatatcatttcggttaaaattttcatgcgtttgttgtattttgccagattttgtGCACACACTAATGCAGATAGGCGTTGGACCCATCCAggattat
The DNA window shown above is from Eurosta solidaginis isolate ZX-2024a chromosome 2, ASM4086904v1, whole genome shotgun sequence and carries:
- the LOC137241638 gene encoding uncharacterized protein, with translation MPMVQQLSRRLKPMRQLPCMQKICGTRSGPSLYCIPATADLLKTTALPFALTISPIVNFGELGPIRCNRSKPYKSSNMQFVDAGCCFQYLMCKCQLNISNIWIIFCVKNVWVPITLKLVELKNGETYNGHLVSCDSWMNINLRDVICTSKDGDRFWRMPECYVRGSTIKYLRIPDEVIDMVKDDVQAKSRNRSEHKGRIGVGAQNQSVRGQFRPRFKNVQENGMKSAPRGQSGRPVTHNSAHKNRK